A region from the Neomonachus schauinslandi chromosome 2, ASM220157v2, whole genome shotgun sequence genome encodes:
- the STAR gene encoding steroidogenic acute regulatory protein, mitochondrial: MFLATFKLCAGSSYRHVRNMKGLRHQAVLAIGQELNRRALGGPTPGAWIHQVRRRSSLLGSRLEDTLYSDQELAYIRQGEEAMQKALGILSSQEGWKKENQQANGDQVLSKVVPDVGKVFRLEVVVDQPMERLYEELVERMEAMGEWNPNVKEIKVLQKIGKDTVITHELAAEAAGNLVGPRDFVSVRCAKRRGSTCVLAGMATHFGEMPEQKGVIRGEHGPTCMVLHPLAESPSKTKLTWLLSIDLKGWLPKTIINQVLSQTQVDFANHLRKHLESSPAPEARC, translated from the exons ATGTTTCTAGCCACATTCAAGCTGTGTGCTGGGAGCTCCTACAGACACGTGCGCAACATGAAGG GGCTGAGGCACCAGGCTGTGCTGGCCATTGGCCAGGAGCTGAACCGGAGGGCACTGGGGGGCCCGACCCCGGGCGCGTGGATTCACCAGGTTCGGCGTCGGAGTTCTCTGCTCG GTTCTCGGCTGGAAGACACCCTCTACAGCGACCAGGAGCTAGCCTATATCCGGCAGGGAGAGGAGGCCATGCAGAAAGCCCTGGGCATCCTCAGCAGCCAGGAGGGCTGGAAGAAGGAGAACCAGCAG GCGAATGGGGACCAAGTACTGAGTAAAGTGGTCCCAGATGTGGGCAAGGTATTCCggctggaggtggtggtggaCCAGCCCATGGAGAGGCTTTATGAAGAGCTCGTGGAACGCATGGAAGCAATGGGAGAGTGGAACCCAAATGTCAAGGAGATCAAG GTCCTGCAGAAGATTGGAAAAGATACAGTCATCACCCATGAGCTGGCTGCAGAAGCGGCGGGAAACCTGGTGGGGCCCCGTGACTTTGTGAGCGTGCGCTGTGCCAAGCGCCGAGGCTCCACCTGTGTGTTGGCTGGCATGGCCACACATTTCGGGGAGATGCCTGAGCAGAAAGGTGTCATCAG AGGTGAGCATGGTCCCACGTGCATGGTGCTCCATCCCCTGGCTGAAAGTCCCTCAAAGACCAAACTCACCTGGCTGCTCAGCATTGACCTCAAG GGATGGCTGCCAAAGACCATCATCAACCAGGTCTTATCACAGACCCAGGTGGATTTTGCCAACCACCTGCGCAAGCACCTGGAGTCCAGCCCTGCTCCTGAAGCCAGGTGTTAA